The following are encoded in a window of Oncorhynchus masou masou isolate Uvic2021 chromosome 17, UVic_Omas_1.1, whole genome shotgun sequence genomic DNA:
- the LOC135558749 gene encoding exocyst complex component 3-like, with the protein MEETNREAVATAVQRVAGMLQRSDQLDKVEQYRRREARKKASVEARLKAAIQSQLDGVRTGLSQLHNALRDVKDIQNSLADVSKDWRQSINTIENLKDVKDAVVQHSQLASAVENLKNIFSVPEIVADTQVLIEQAELLEAHRKLMDLECSRDDLMYEQYRMDSKNTHDMNLIRNYFGAVQGLSDDLAKQLWMVLQRAMGTVRRDPTMLVSVVRIIEREEKIDRRMLDRKKQTGFIPPSRPKSWKEKMFEVLEGTVTTRIEGSQSVTREADKMWMVRLLEITRKYVLDDLIVVNNLMVQCFPPHYNTFDRFLKLYHNAVSMRVQELAAEDLEANEIVSLLTWVLNTYKSVEMMGHPDLVTEYDIHLMDPLLPQKVVDELLSKYVQTFTSNITGWLRKALETDKKDWFKETEPEADQDGYYQTTLPAIVFQMFEQNLQVAAQIDETFKEEVLKLCLKQMNSFLIRYREEAIAYKEDHLRDRQLPQCYVQYMIAIINNCHTFKESINSLKKKYLKSTEPTQNDAAIERTLNDVAKDGCQFLLDEVFLDLEHHLSELLTRKWLTGTHAVDTICVTVEDYFNDFAKIKKPFNTEMTSEAHRRVVVEYIKAVMQKRITFKNADERREGADRMIKEAEQFKFLFRKLTAGEETDRLCDAIAAIAEVFKLTDPTLLYLEVSTLVSKYPDIREEHIVALLAVRGDASREMKQMIIETLNQNKPSYAGNTQPIFKDITIPTVTMTSMSSSMAATANKLLK; encoded by the exons atggaggagacGAACAGGGAGGCTGTCGCTACCGCCGTGCAGAGGGTGGCAGGGATGCTGCAGCGCTCGGACCAGTTGGACAAAGTAGAGCAGTACCGCCGGCGAGAGGCTCGCAAGAAAGCTTCAGTAGAAGCCCGACTGAAG gCTGCCATCCAGTCCCAGTTGGACGGGGTCCGCACAGGGCTCAGTCAGCTCCATAATGCCCTGCGGGATGTCAAGGACATACAGAACTCCCTGGCAGACGTCAGTAAGGACTGGAGGCAGAGTATTAACACGATTGAGAATCTTAAAGATGTGAAAGATGCCGTTGTCCAGCACAGTCAGCTTGCCTCAGCTGTCGAGAATTTAAAGAATATCTTCTCAG TGCCTGAGATAGTGGCAGACACCCAGGTGCTGATTGAGCAGGCTGAGCTGCTGGAGGCCCACCGTAAACTCATGGATCTGGAATGCTCGCGGGACGACCTCATGTATGAGCAGTACCGAATGGACAGCAAAAACACTCACGACATGAACCTGATCCGCAACTACTTTGGCGCGGTGCAGGGCCTGTCTGACGACCTGGCCAAGCAGCTGTGGATGGTGCTGCAGCGTGCCATGGGCACGGTGCGCCGCGACCCCACCATGCTGGTTTCCGTGGTGCGCATAATTGAGCGTGAGGAGAAGATTGACCGGCGCATGCTGGACCGCAAGAAGCAGACGGGCTTTATCCCCCCAAGTCGGCCCAAGAGCTGGAAAGAGAAGATGTTTGAGGTGCTGGAGGGCACGGTCACCACACGCATCGAGGGCAGCCAGTCGGTGACGCGAGAGGCAGACAAGATGTGGATGGTGAGGCTCTTGGAGATCACCAGGAAGTACGTGCTGGACGACCTGATTGTGGTGAATAACCTGATGGTGCAGTGCTTCCCGCCACACTACAACACCTTTGACAGGTTTTTAAAGCTGTACCACAACGCCGTGTCCATGCGGGTGCAAGAGCTGGCTGCAGAAGACCTGGAGGCCAACGAGATCGTGTCCCTCCTCACCTGGGTCCTCAACACATACAAAAG TGTGGAGATGATGGGTCACCCAGATCTGGTGACAGAGTATGACATCCACCTGATGGATCCTCTGCTGCCTCAGAAGGTGGTGGATGAGCTTCTCAGCAAATACGTCCAGACCTTCACT TCTAACATCACTGGCTGGCTTCGCAAGGCTCTGGAGACAGACAAGAAGGACTGGTTTAAAGAGACAGAACCAGAGGCGGATCAAGATGGATACTACCAGACCACCCTCCCCGCCATCGTCTTCCAA ATGTTTGAGCAGAATCTCCAAGTGGCAGCCCAGATCGACGAGACCTTCAAAGAGGAGGTCTTGAAGCTCTGTTTAAAACAGATGAATTCATTCCTCATCAG ATACAGAGAAGAGGCGATCGCCTACAAGGAGGACCACTTGAGAGACCGGCAGCTCCCTCAGTGCTACGTCCAATACATGATCGCCATTATAAACAACTGTCATACATTCAA GGAGTCTATTAACAGTCTAAAGAAGAAATACTTAAAATCTACGGAGCCCACCCAGAATGATGCTGCCATAGAGAGGACCCTGAACGACGTGGCCAAAGATGGATGCCAGTTTCTACTGGATGAAGTTTTCCTGGATTTGGAG CATCATCTCAGTGAGTTGCTGACCCGGAAGTGGTTGACGGGTACCCATGCAGTGGACACCATCTGTGTGACCGTCGAAGATTACTTCAACGACTTCGCCAAGATCAAGAAGCCTTTCAATACG GAGATGACAAGCGAGGCCCATCGCAGGGTGGTGGTGGAGTATATCAAGGCAGTGATGCAGAAACGGATCACCTTCAAGAAcgcagatgagaggagggagggagcggaCAGGATGATTAAAGAGGCTGAACAGTTCAAGTTCCTCTTCAGGAAACTCACTGCT GGTGAGGAGACTGATCGGCTGTGCGACGCCATCGCTGCTATAGCTGAGGTGTTTAAACTCACAGACCCCACCCTGCTGTACCTGGAGGTCTCCACGCTGGTGTCCAAATACCCTGACATCAG